The DNA segment TCGCAAAGTTTCGCCGGGCAGTTGAACGTCGCGCGGACTTTCAGGTCCTTCAACGTCTTGAGGATGGTCTGCATGCCGACGTCAAACAGGTATTCGCTCTCATACAACAGGCCGCGCTCAAAATTGAAGCACAGGCCGATCGTAGGGCGATCGATCGGCAACTCGATGTGGGCCGGCGCCTCAGCGGCGCTTTTCCTGAACCGGCTGAAGAGTTTCCCGAACAATCCCACGGACTCCTGAAAGAACAACGAAACGATACAACGCACTCTCGCCGGCCACGCCGATTTGCAGACTCACGACGACAGGGCCGCGGCCGATCGTTTCTGACTGACAATTTCCTGAAAGACCGCTTCCAACTCTGACACATGCCGACGCATGTGAATGCGCTCCCGCAACAGCAGCGCACTCTCCGACATGCGCTGACGAAGAGCGGGCGACATCAGATCGGTGATTCGACGCGCCCACATCCCGGTGTCGTCCGGCGTCTGGATCACGAATCCCTCGCATCCATCGCGAATCACCTCCGACGCGCCGTTGAAGGCCGTCGTGATCGCGGGGACGCCGAAATACAGCGACTCCAGCACCACGCGGCTGCACGGATCGTAATAGGTCGGATGAACGCACACATCGCTCGCGCAAAAAAGTGCGGCCGCCCGCTGCGACGGTCCGAGAAAGGTCACCGACTGCTGCAAGCCGCAGGCATCGATCCTGCGTTGAAAAGGCACGATGTTGTCCCGTCCCACGACCAGTAGGCGAACGTTGTGCCGCCCCCCCACCTGCAGCCGCGACATCGTCTCGATCAGCGGATACAGACCTTTGAGCCTGAAGTTATGGGCAAGGAAGAGCAGTAGCAGCGTGTCATCCGAAACGCCCAGCTCGCCGCGAACCTCCGCGCGCAGACGCGCTCGCTCGGCATCATCGGGCAGGGTGGGACAAACGCCGTTGAATATCACCCGCGCTCTCGGCGGCAGGACGTTGTAATACGTCTCGCACTGACGCGCGACGTAGTTGGACACGCAGGCGATCAACGGCCCGCCCGCCCGAAACACCCGGCGCTCCAGTTCGAGCATGGTCCGCTGCTTCACGTTCAACGCCAGCAGGGCGCGCTTCAGCAGACGGCGCGAAGCCGTCGGCCGCGTGAACACGTTCCGGGACATCGTCTCGACCAGCAGGCCCCCGCGCGGCTGGTACACGTCGGCCTCCGGCATCGGTGCGATCGCATGAACGATGTCAAAGCCGTGTTTACGCACATAAGCCGCGGCCCGTTTTGCGAAAACGATCGGCCGGCGGGATGCCAGCAGCGACGGCGCGTTGATCGTGTGGATCGTAATGTCAGGCGACGACTGCGCATTGGTCGCCGTAATGACGTGCACATCATGGTCGCGCTCACGAAGCAATCGGCAAAGCTCCAGCGTGGATGTCTCCGCGCCGCCACGCCATGCCTCCATTCGCTCGATGACCACGCCGATTTTCACGTCAGCTCCGATTCGACTCGCGGCCGCGACTGTGCTGCCCGTCCTTCACGCACGCGCATGTCGCGCCTGTCGTCGAACATCGTGATGCGCCGTCCGCCTCGTCCGGCGCTCCACGGCAGTTCGCAACGCCGCGTGGCGCTCGAACGCACGTCGGGATTCTCTGTTCCGCACGGCGGACGCCGTCAGGTAATGATACAGAAATCGCACGCGGTCGGCACGAGTGACCACTTCCGGCGGCGAGCTGTAGTCCATCGCCGCCAGGTCCTTCACGACCCACCGATCGTCCATCAAGGGTCGCTCAATCATTCGGGCCAGGTCGATCAGATAGAGCACGATGCCCCCTTGCCCGGTGCGATCGACGAATACGTGGCACAGATACAGGTCACGATGGTACAACCTGTTCAAATGCAGCCGGCTGACGACCAGTGCCAACTGGCGAATGATCTCAAATCGATCTTTCGGCGAGATTCGGCCACCCCCACCCGGCCTCAGACTATCGGCCAGTTTTTCAAGCGAAAGACCCGGCACCGTGTCCGTAATGAGAAAACTGCGACGTTCGAAGCCGCCGCGCATCTCCTGACCCTCAGCGATGGTCGTCATCGTCGGGATTCCCAGGCCCAGGAGAATCCGCGCGAAACGCGCTTCGCGCCGGGCGGAACTCCGCCTGAATCCGCGCGTCTCGATAATCCGGCGAAGCTGTTCGCCAAAGGGCGGATGACGATAGCGTTTCAAATAAACCGTTCGCAATGCGCCGTCAGCCGCGGGCATCGAGAGCCGCACGCGGTCTCGATGCGTTGCGAGGCCGGGCTTGGAAAGCGCCTGTCCCGCGTCGAGCCTGAAAACGGCATCCAATGAATCCAGCGCCGCAGCCGACATCCGATCGATGAAACGTTCGTCAACAGTCATGTTGCAGTTCCGCGCATGGTGAACCCGGCGCGGATGCACATAGCCGTCCGGCAGCCGCGGGAGCCCGCCGAACAGACGCCGCACCAGAAAGTCGGTCAACGGCGCCTGAGCCGGATCGATGCCGGCCGCCTTGAAGATCGTGTGATGATCGTCGCCATTCAGTGCCATCGGTCTGCCACCATCGATCAACGTGCAAAGCGTCGCCATCGTCACTGACCGCTGCCATGCCGCAACGTCCCCCGCGGGGCGCAACCGGCGGACTCGCTCCAGGTCGATCAGGCAAAAACGCCAGT comes from the Phycisphaerae bacterium genome and includes:
- a CDS encoding glycosyltransferase family 4 protein, whose protein sequence is MKIGVVIERMEAWRGGAETSTLELCRLLRERDHDVHVITATNAQSSPDITIHTINAPSLLASRRPIVFAKRAAAYVRKHGFDIVHAIAPMPEADVYQPRGGLLVETMSRNVFTRPTASRRLLKRALLALNVKQRTMLELERRVFRAGGPLIACVSNYVARQCETYYNVLPPRARVIFNGVCPTLPDDAERARLRAEVRGELGVSDDTLLLLFLAHNFRLKGLYPLIETMSRLQVGGRHNVRLLVVGRDNIVPFQRRIDACGLQQSVTFLGPSQRAAALFCASDVCVHPTYYDPCSRVVLESLYFGVPAITTAFNGASEVIRDGCEGFVIQTPDDTGMWARRITDLMSPALRQRMSESALLLRERIHMRRHVSELEAVFQEIVSQKRSAAALSS